One window from the genome of candidate division KSB1 bacterium encodes:
- a CDS encoding HEAT repeat domain-containing protein: protein MIKQTLKTLVLTSIIFPLITQAQDVVKYPNQNDDLSKRWTWAEREAKSGKYRNGVWIGYSIQRLMGENSHIGSFSRDYQDKITLEELIYGKKADPDEKLSDKEIIERTIKETLDELKDEKKEERKVLKEVAILFRYESNSKRFEDVKKTKVTNLTLHVNLDELPLIWLGQIEHENSLEFLQDFAEGVTSVEMKKRFTMVIGIHDANKRSIAILKEFATKDEHAEVRKSASFWLGQTHHKEALDILKKIIQSDRSSNVREHAVFAISRMRSQESTDVLIDLAQKSKDFEVRSKAIFWLGQKASRKAEKALEDLVYSDDETKVRKKAVFALTQLPHNKGVPHLIRIAKTHPNIKVRKQAIFWLGQSKDPRAFETIVELIRKK, encoded by the coding sequence ATGATAAAGCAAACTTTAAAAACACTCGTTCTAACCTCAATCATATTTCCACTTATTACTCAAGCGCAGGATGTTGTCAAATATCCTAATCAGAATGACGATTTGAGCAAACGCTGGACATGGGCGGAAAGGGAAGCGAAATCGGGAAAGTATAGAAACGGCGTTTGGATTGGCTACAGCATCCAAAGATTGATGGGTGAAAATTCTCACATCGGTTCATTTAGCCGCGATTATCAAGACAAAATCACCTTGGAAGAACTCATATATGGTAAGAAGGCTGATCCCGATGAAAAACTTTCGGATAAGGAAATCATCGAACGGACCATCAAGGAGACGTTAGATGAATTGAAGGATGAAAAAAAGGAAGAAAGAAAAGTCCTAAAAGAGGTCGCCATCCTATTCCGCTACGAATCTAATTCCAAGAGGTTTGAGGATGTTAAAAAAACTAAAGTCACTAATTTAACACTGCATGTAAATTTAGATGAACTGCCACTCATTTGGCTGGGCCAGATAGAGCATGAAAACAGTTTAGAATTCCTGCAAGACTTTGCTGAAGGCGTAACTTCGGTAGAAATGAAAAAGAGATTTACCATGGTCATTGGCATTCATGATGCCAATAAAAGATCCATAGCCATTCTAAAAGAATTCGCTACTAAAGACGAGCATGCTGAAGTTCGCAAAAGTGCGTCTTTTTGGCTAGGACAAACTCACCACAAAGAAGCGCTCGATATTCTGAAAAAAATTATACAATCCGATCGATCCTCGAATGTTCGCGAACATGCGGTCTTTGCCATTAGTAGAATGCGCTCTCAAGAATCCACCGATGTCTTGATTGATTTGGCTCAGAAATCTAAGGACTTCGAGGTGCGTTCAAAAGCAATTTTCTGGCTGGGTCAAAAAGCTTCCAGGAAAGCTGAAAAAGCATTGGAGGATTTGGTTTATTCCGATGATGAAACCAAAGTGCGAAAGAAGGCAGTCTTCGCATTAACCCAGCTTCCCCATAATAAAGGCGTACCACATTTGATTCGAATTGCCAAAACTCATCCGAATATAAAAGTGAGAAAACAAGCCATTTTTTGGCTGGGCCAGAGCAAAGATCCAAGAGCTTTTGAGACGATTGTTGAATTGATTCGGAAGAAGTGA